In Desulfonatronospira thiodismutans ASO3-1, a single window of DNA contains:
- a CDS encoding thioredoxin: MKKPTKKSTIPALVLGGMLAYGTIGDKVNSEYQNTTQENAQLETAQTDYKASALENLTNALAPAKAFAQTNQNYQRPDDATLKEWMNQPVEETLAGTNYTKVNDHNYQREVKQSDQPVMVLFYTNAGEASAGLTALTKTLHEKFPEIKLCAYKVTDGSGVHMSKVNEMRNKYPLEKIPSLLFYDTKDFGSGTEYLSQLHGGIKTLDFLKGEIEFYSEAIPKQFID; this comes from the coding sequence ATGAAAAAACCTACAAAAAAATCAACAATTCCAGCTCTTGTGCTAGGCGGAATGCTAGCATATGGAACTATTGGAGATAAAGTTAATTCTGAATACCAAAACACTACACAAGAAAACGCACAATTAGAAACAGCTCAAACTGATTATAAAGCAAGTGCTTTAGAAAACCTAACCAACGCTTTAGCCCCAGCAAAAGCTTTCGCACAAACTAACCAAAACTACCAACGCCCAGACGATGCAACGCTGAAGGAATGGATGAACCAGCCAGTTGAAGAAACGTTAGCAGGAACAAACTACACAAAAGTTAATGACCATAATTACCAAAGGGAAGTCAAACAATCCGACCAGCCGGTGATGGTGTTGTTTTATACGAATGCAGGCGAAGCTTCCGCCGGACTAACTGCTCTGACTAAAACACTACACGAAAAGTTTCCAGAGATAAAACTATGTGCATATAAAGTTACTGATGGTAGTGGAGTGCACATGAGCAAAGTTAATGAAATGCGCAATAAATATCCGCTTGAAAAAATTCCGTCATTACTTTTTTACGATACAAAAGATTTTGGAAGCGGAACTGAATATCTATCTCAGCTTCATGGTGGAATTAAAACACTGGATTTTCTCAAAGGAGAAATAGAGTTTTACTCCGAAGCAATACCCAAACAATTCATTGATTAA